TTCGAGTTTTTGGAGTAGCGAAAACAATTCTCTTGATTTGTTCTCCCTCTTCAGAAAGTTCCTTTTCATATGAGGCAATAATCTCTGGATCAAACAAAGGCCTAGGACTTTTTCTCACACTATCATTCCCAAAACTATTTCTTCTTGCAGAAAAAGGAGATCCTTTTAGCGAAAAACTCGAATTCTTAGGAGAAGAATTTGCAGTGGAGGGTTTGAGAATTCCCTTAGGACTATAATCCAAACGTCTAACACCACCTCTTACCAAATTATTAAGTTGAACCTTATTTTCTTTCCCTGAAGGTTTCTTGAGTGAGGTTTTGGGTGATCCAAATTGATTAAGAAACTTCATAGGACTTCTTGTGTCAGAAGCCAAAAACCCACGAAGAAAAGGTGCAGACTTTGGACTTTTCTTAGGGAGATTTGAAATGGGTACTCCTTCTTCAAGACCCTCCATGAGTTCCCAAGCATTGATGTTGATTACAGTTTCTGGGTCTTTGTGTTTTGGTGATGGATCTGATTTTGACTCTGTTTCAGACTCTGTTTTTTGCTCTGTTTCTGAAACAACAACAATGGAATTGAATGaatcatcatcaacattgttgttgttgttgttgttgttgttgtctaaTTTGAGTGCTCCTAAGGTTGAGGAAGTGAGAGAAACAACATGGTTAATGTTAATGTAACCATTTTTATCATGGTTGGTGtctttttttatgtgtttggaAGAAACGCAACCCATGGATGATGGTGATGGAGGAAAccactctctctttctctctctaaaatcTCTGTGTCTTAAAgatttgtttgttagttttaTTAAGATTGTGTTATGTTGTGTTAACAAGACAACGGCTCTTACTTTGTCCAATAACCGTTACCATGTTTGCAACGGGCCCCAACGGTCGAAAAAATTCGAATCTTTTTATGACGTGAAATGTGTTttttggtaataaaaaaaagaccTCGTGTGTAACTACCCATTGGTATGTGTTGTGTTTTTTTGTGTCTTGTTCTTTTTGTCAGTGCTTTTTTGTGTGTTCCACTCATCTGAACAAACATTTGGGCCGTTGGTTGGGATATGCAAAAGAATGGACCAAAAATAAACTTTATGGGCATTGTAGCCCAAATTGAGCCTTTGAGGAGATGGTTTCTCTCAACCCGAAGTTTCTCTTTCGTGCAAAACACACGGAAAACATCGAAAAatgtttttcgaatttttttatagtgtgaaatttacactaaaaataatttgattttaccGTTGTTC
This genomic interval from Trifolium pratense cultivar HEN17-A07 linkage group LG6, ARS_RC_1.1, whole genome shotgun sequence contains the following:
- the LOC123890380 gene encoding uncharacterized protein At5g39865 yields the protein MGCVSSKHIKKDTNHDKNGYININHVVSLTSSTLGALKLDNNNNNNNNNVDDDSFNSIVVVSETEQKTESETESKSDPSPKHKDPETVININAWELMEGLEEGVPISNLPKKSPKSAPFLRGFLASDTRSPMKFLNQFGSPKTSLKKPSGKENKVQLNNLVRGGVRRLDYSPKGILKPSTANSSPKNSSFSLKGSPFSARRNSFGNDSVRKSPRPLFDPEIIASYEKELSEEGEQIKRIVFATPKTRRARKSLDSVTLLNLFEKNCPPGGENSVVIYTTTLRGIRKTFEDCNKVRSIIESYCVCVRERDVSMDSGFKEELKKLMGMKQVQVPVVFVKGRFIGGVDEVVKLEDEEKLGVLLEGIPKALGICEGCGDLRFVMCKECNGSCKVLDEKQKKTVKCGYCNENGIIRCSLCC